A portion of the Betta splendens chromosome 2, fBetSpl5.4, whole genome shotgun sequence genome contains these proteins:
- the LOC114851411 gene encoding uncharacterized protein LOC114851411 yields MWMFMVIVALLGQNQAAPFPGNNSSFFLILQQQQAQTTASAVPVFTQQQTASSSSSSSSSSSSSDTFESSQSSEGPQQLSERQNLENMAIEQIASSQESTEVLQASGNRTSSLWLSKLVALGQRVEPRTLTHLLTQPRSRDTGLTPEDNRSTETVPAVSRASPPAGTNTEDGATTETNRVGHKENEEFFILLDDSTERADGLTFDLLGQGGYHGNEAGLELGL; encoded by the exons ATGTGGATGTTTATGGTGATCGTCGCTCTGCTCGGTCAGAACCAGGCAGCTCCA tttccaggcaacaacagcagcttcttcttGATCCTTCAACAACAACAGGCCCAGACCACA gcaTCAGCCGTCCCTGTTTTTACTCAGCAGCAAAcagcctcttcatcctcctcctcctcctcatcatcatcatcatcagacacTTTTGAATCCAGCCAGAGCTCAGAG GGTCCTCAACAGCTGAGTGAACGTCAGAACCTGGAGAACATG GCCATCGAGCAGATCGCCTCGTCCCAGGAG AGCACAGAGGTTCTCCAGGCTTCCggaaacagaaccagcagcctgTGGCTCAGCAAGCTGGTCGCACTAGGACAGAGAGTAGAACCGAGG aCGTTGACCCACCTCCTAACACAACCTCGAAGCAGAGACACCGGGCTGACCCCTGAAGACAACAGGTCCACAGAGACCGTTCCAGCTGTAAGCCGAGCGTCACCACCTGCTGGTACCAATACAGAGGATGGAGCTACAACAGAGACGAACCGGGTGGGacacaaagagaacgaggagtTCTTCATACTGCTGGATGACAGTACAGAGAGAGCAGAcgggctgacctttgacctgctggGCCAAGGTGGTTACCATGGCAATgaggctgggctggagctggggcTGTGA